A part of Bacillus thuringiensis genomic DNA contains:
- a CDS encoding FtsB family cell division protein codes for MGNIPKVSSHQSNSNIPSQQVNPNTQQGNIKKTRRRIITTLACILPIIFVVQYSLNNQQEMIEEKQIALNTEQQKLSSVKKDGHSLNKDVKALTSSEEEILKFARKLYGFSKPNETIFQITE; via the coding sequence ATGGGAAACATCCCAAAAGTATCATCACACCAATCAAATTCTAATATACCCTCACAGCAAGTGAACCCTAATACCCAACAAGGTAATATAAAAAAAACAAGACGCCGTATTATAACTACTTTAGCCTGTATATTACCTATAATTTTTGTCGTGCAATATTCTCTGAATAACCAACAAGAAATGATTGAAGAAAAACAAATCGCGCTTAATACGGAGCAACAAAAATTATCTTCTGTAAAGAAGGATGGTCATTCCCTTAACAAGGATGTCAAGGCTTTAACAAGTAGTGAAGAAGAAATTTTAAAATTCGCAAGGAAACTGTATGGATTTTCTAAACCGAATGAAACTATATTTCAAATAACTGAATAA
- a CDS encoding GNAT family N-acetyltransferase: protein MVYEREMEMIKLESFKRSDFKQLMNWINSEEFLIQWSGNAFTYPLNEQQLEKYIESTNTLAFKVIDKETKGVIGHISLGQIDNINKSARIGKVLVGDTKMRGRSIGRHMMKAVLQIAFEELKLHRVTLGVYDFNTSAISCYEKIGFVKEGLLRESKKVGETYWNLWEMSMLEYEWSDKK, encoded by the coding sequence ATGGTATATGAAAGGGAAATGGAAATGATAAAACTAGAGTCATTTAAAAGATCTGATTTTAAACAGTTAATGAATTGGATTAATTCCGAAGAATTTTTAATTCAATGGTCAGGAAATGCATTTACATACCCATTAAATGAACAGCAATTAGAAAAATATATAGAAAGTACAAATACACTTGCATTCAAAGTAATAGATAAAGAGACTAAAGGAGTAATTGGTCATATTTCACTTGGACAAATTGACAATATAAATAAGTCTGCAAGGATTGGAAAAGTGTTAGTTGGTGATACGAAAATGCGAGGGCGTTCTATAGGGAGACATATGATGAAAGCAGTATTACAAATTGCATTTGAAGAATTAAAACTACATAGAGTAACTCTTGGTGTGTATGATTTTAATACATCCGCCATCTCATGTTATGAAAAAATAGGATTTGTAAAAGAAGGTTTATTAAGAGAGTCAAAAAAAGTAGGAGAAACATACTGGAACTTATGGGAAATGAGTATGCTAGAATATGAATGGAGTGATAAAAAATAA
- a CDS encoding alpha/beta fold hydrolase — translation MIKCIEEYVQIADFKIYTKKFQGKKLQPVIIMEAGYGDYSKAWEHIVEGLTELGTVLTYDRAGLGKSGKSSKRRISSEMVKDLRSCLAQLQLKPPYIFVGHSFGGINARLFATFYPEDMLGIVLVDSTPENYKEAFLPIMSTDFQKAYHKQFVYESSYEEFTFSLSEVDRYCKSMNDIPLVVLAAGKKAFYSLDAQMKWLQLQEELLRLSSNNKFVIAKQSGHYIQKDEPYYVVDDIKWIIEVGER, via the coding sequence ATGATTAAATGTATAGAGGAATATGTACAAATTGCCGATTTTAAAATATATACGAAAAAGTTCCAAGGAAAGAAGCTGCAGCCAGTTATTATAATGGAGGCAGGTTATGGAGATTATTCCAAGGCATGGGAGCATATTGTTGAAGGGTTGACTGAATTGGGGACGGTACTTACATATGATCGAGCAGGGTTAGGAAAAAGTGGGAAGAGTTCCAAACGACGGATTAGTTCTGAAATGGTAAAAGATTTAAGAAGTTGCTTAGCGCAATTACAACTGAAACCACCTTATATTTTTGTAGGACATTCTTTTGGTGGTATAAATGCACGTTTATTTGCGACTTTTTATCCCGAGGATATGTTGGGAATCGTTTTGGTTGATTCGACACCAGAAAACTATAAAGAAGCATTTTTACCAATCATGTCTACTGACTTTCAAAAAGCTTACCATAAACAGTTTGTATATGAAAGTTCATATGAAGAGTTTACATTTAGTTTAAGTGAAGTAGATAGATATTGTAAATCAATGAATGATATTCCACTTGTCGTGTTAGCTGCGGGTAAAAAAGCTTTTTATTCGCTAGATGCACAAATGAAATGGTTACAATTGCAAGAAGAATTATTACGATTATCAAGCAATAATAAATTTGTAATTGCAAAACAAAGTGGTCACTATATTCAAAAAGATGAACCATATTATGTAGTAGATGATATTAAGTGGATTATTGAGGTGGGGGAGAGATAA
- a CDS encoding DinB family protein, whose translation MYTLFQYNWQVRDDWFKWCEQLSEEELLRKRVGGVGSILETLFHIVDVEYSWISALQGKEDNEPQYKDYQSIQKVKALSDLYKRELEVFLQLWSSSLEYKILKASWTDKTYTYGEVLRHVIVHEIHHIGQLSIWARELNLQPVSANLIGRGL comes from the coding sequence ATGTACACTTTATTTCAATACAATTGGCAAGTAAGAGACGACTGGTTTAAGTGGTGTGAACAACTTTCAGAGGAAGAATTACTCCGCAAGCGTGTAGGAGGTGTTGGGAGCATTTTAGAAACATTATTTCATATTGTCGATGTTGAATACAGCTGGATTAGCGCACTTCAAGGAAAAGAAGATAATGAACCGCAGTATAAAGATTATCAATCAATCCAAAAAGTGAAAGCGTTATCTGATTTATATAAACGAGAATTAGAAGTTTTTTTGCAGTTGTGGTCATCTAGCCTAGAATATAAGATATTAAAAGCTTCGTGGACAGATAAAACATATACATACGGTGAAGTTTTAAGACATGTAATTGTACATGAAATTCATCACATTGGTCAGCTATCTATATGGGCGAGAGAGCTAAATCTTCAGCCTGTTTCAGCAAATTTAATTGGAAGAGGACTATAA
- a CDS encoding D-alanyl-D-alanine carboxypeptidase family protein — protein MQFLKKFTILLLSFVITALIVLYFYLYVNGPIIQAKSAILIDANSGEVIYKKNEEIPIQSATLSKLMTEYIAMEQLNEGKIQLDELVKISHEVFRAETSPIQVTSKDKTTVRDLLHALFLTGNNRSALALAEHIAGNEDNFTLLMNEKATQLKLSQPTPFLNATGMNNDTNKQSTTTTIDVAKLATQLIKDFPDVLNITKLTSYQFTFKDSKVFNTNKMIYSLNKNIKLQGVDGLQTSFPTNGNYSFVSTAKRGDTRLISVILESDDENSTFIETKKLLQYGFDPSSYSAFQAFKDAVTSWTVLLQFQNLIIQTLLIFFIITFLMFLHIRQKKSEDFN, from the coding sequence ATGCAATTCCTGAAAAAGTTCACAATTTTATTATTATCTTTTGTTATTACAGCACTTATTGTTTTATATTTTTATCTTTATGTAAATGGTCCAATTATTCAAGCTAAATCAGCTATTTTAATAGATGCTAATTCAGGTGAAGTTATTTATAAAAAAAATGAGGAAATCCCTATACAATCAGCTACTTTATCTAAATTAATGACTGAGTATATCGCAATGGAACAACTGAATGAAGGCAAAATACAGTTAGATGAGTTAGTAAAAATAAGTCACGAAGTTTTCCGAGCAGAAACGAGCCCTATACAAGTAACTTCGAAAGATAAAACGACAGTTCGTGATTTACTACATGCATTGTTTTTGACAGGGAATAATCGTTCCGCACTTGCCCTTGCAGAACACATTGCTGGAAATGAAGATAACTTTACACTTCTAATGAATGAAAAAGCAACACAACTAAAATTATCACAACCAACCCCATTTCTAAATGCTACTGGAATGAATAACGATACGAATAAACAATCAACTACAACAACGATAGACGTAGCTAAACTAGCAACACAATTAATAAAAGATTTTCCCGATGTATTGAATATTACGAAGCTAACCTCTTACCAATTTACCTTCAAGGATTCCAAAGTTTTCAACACAAATAAAATGATTTATTCCCTTAATAAAAACATTAAACTCCAAGGTGTTGACGGCTTACAAACTAGTTTTCCAACCAATGGTAATTATAGTTTTGTCAGTACAGCAAAACGAGGTGATACTAGACTTATTTCAGTAATATTAGAATCTGATGATGAAAACAGTACTTTTATTGAAACAAAAAAGTTACTACAGTATGGTTTTGATCCTTCCTCGTACTCTGCATTCCAAGCTTTTAAAGATGCGGTTACATCTTGGACAGTTTTGCTTCAGTTTCAAAATTTAATCATACAAACATTATTGATTTTTTTCATTATTACATTTTTAATGTTTTTACATATACGTCAGAAAAAATCCGAGGATTTTAACTAG
- a CDS encoding response regulator transcription factor, with translation MNKNILIIDDDKEIVELLAVYLRNEGYNIYKAYDGDEALQMISTYEVDLMVLDIMMPKRNGLEVCQEVRENNTVPILMLSAKAEDMDKILGLMTGADDYMIKPFNPLELVARVKALLRRSSFQNATSSKNEDGIIRIRSAEIHKHNHTVKVNGEYIKLTSIEFDILYLLASNTGRVFSSEEIFERVWNEDGYGSNKTVMVHISNLRDKLETGMNGEKFIHTVWGVGYKIEK, from the coding sequence ATGAATAAAAATATATTAATTATTGATGATGATAAAGAAATTGTTGAATTACTTGCTGTTTATTTGCGAAATGAAGGCTATAACATTTATAAAGCGTATGATGGCGATGAGGCATTACAAATGATTTCTACATATGAAGTTGACCTTATGGTTCTGGATATAATGATGCCAAAACGAAACGGATTAGAAGTTTGCCAAGAAGTGCGTGAAAATAACACTGTACCTATTCTTATGCTTAGTGCAAAAGCAGAAGATATGGATAAAATATTAGGTCTTATGACAGGTGCAGATGATTATATGATTAAGCCATTCAATCCATTAGAATTAGTAGCTAGAGTGAAAGCTTTGTTACGAAGATCATCTTTCCAAAATGCCACTTCCTCCAAAAATGAAGATGGTATTATTCGTATTCGTTCTGCTGAAATACACAAACATAATCATACTGTGAAAGTAAATGGAGAATATATTAAACTTACATCTATTGAATTTGATATTTTATATTTACTTGCGAGTAATACCGGAAGAGTATTTAGTTCCGAAGAAATTTTTGAACGCGTTTGGAATGAAGATGGTTATGGCTCAAATAAAACTGTAATGGTCCACATTAGTAATTTACGGGATAAACTGGAAACAGGAATGAATGGAGAGAAGTTTATTCATACTGTTTGGGGAGTAGGCTATAAAATTGAGAAATGA
- the yqeK gene encoding bis(5'-nucleosyl)-tetraphosphatase (symmetrical) YqeK, with product MLYKDIYSFTPTGKIENDIKAFLLKYNKEVTYKHSVRVANESRKIAVMYHVNEEKAVIAGYLHDISAIFPNEDRIVVAEQFGIEILQEEREFPMIIHQKLSKVIAKEIFKVEDEEILNAICCHTTLRKHATKMDLVLFVADKIEWDQNGTPSYLVEVKKGLEKSLEYAAFAYISYLWDRKDTLKVLHPWLEDAYWQLKEIVE from the coding sequence ATGTTATATAAGGATATATATTCATTTACTCCAACTGGAAAAATTGAAAATGATATAAAAGCTTTTCTATTAAAATACAATAAAGAAGTTACATATAAACATTCAGTTCGAGTGGCAAATGAGTCTCGTAAAATTGCGGTTATGTATCATGTAAATGAAGAAAAGGCAGTAATTGCAGGATATTTACATGACATTAGTGCAATCTTTCCGAATGAAGATCGGATTGTAGTTGCTGAGCAATTTGGAATAGAGATATTACAAGAAGAACGAGAATTCCCAATGATTATTCATCAAAAGTTATCGAAAGTAATTGCAAAAGAGATATTTAAAGTGGAAGATGAAGAGATTTTAAATGCAATTTGTTGTCATACTACACTACGTAAACATGCAACAAAAATGGATTTAGTGTTATTTGTTGCTGATAAAATAGAATGGGATCAAAATGGTACACCATCATATTTAGTAGAAGTAAAAAAAGGATTAGAAAAATCTTTAGAATATGCTGCTTTTGCATATATTTCATATTTGTGGGATAGAAAAGACACGCTGAAAGTTTTACATCCGTGGCTAGAAGATGCATATTGGCAGTTAAAAGAAATTGTAGAGTAG
- a CDS encoding DUF3885 domain-containing protein, protein MQLKEYMNQTYPGVTLVPHIYFQWENHLHFHFGKGKCLNVKRTDDINTEYFTQLYTYNQYLFEEIFSKEDEVFFVTNVYRFKKENVKNPQKINIYRRFIHNRDLKYHIRKETIPFIFEEEETDLYCTYQFSLKCFASDIKYKRLIQAANHEDFPGLYPRFGRKKEISYPDVFLINATKDIIMFIYDDRGCEVIAKNKETIRNLYEKYKKWIPEYERESIDNLFK, encoded by the coding sequence ATGCAATTAAAAGAATATATGAATCAAACGTACCCTGGGGTTACATTAGTACCACATATATACTTTCAGTGGGAAAATCATTTGCATTTTCATTTTGGGAAAGGGAAATGTCTAAATGTCAAAAGAACTGACGATATAAATACGGAATACTTCACTCAACTTTATACATATAATCAATACTTATTTGAAGAGATATTTTCAAAAGAAGATGAAGTGTTTTTCGTAACAAATGTTTATCGATTTAAAAAGGAAAATGTGAAAAATCCGCAGAAAATTAATATATATAGACGTTTTATTCATAATAGAGATTTAAAGTATCATATAAGGAAAGAGACAATACCTTTTATATTTGAAGAAGAAGAAACTGACTTGTATTGTACTTATCAATTTTCACTAAAATGTTTTGCTAGCGATATAAAGTATAAACGGCTTATTCAAGCTGCAAATCATGAAGATTTTCCAGGTCTTTATCCTCGTTTTGGACGCAAAAAAGAAATTTCTTATCCAGATGTATTTCTCATAAATGCAACAAAAGATATTATCATGTTTATTTACGATGATAGAGGATGTGAAGTAATTGCGAAGAATAAAGAAACAATACGGAATTTATATGAGAAATATAAAA